One Bacillota bacterium DNA segment encodes these proteins:
- a CDS encoding TrkA family potassium uptake protein, with protein sequence MKQYAVIGLGRFGTSVAETLSRMGHDVLAIDIDAEKVNAIVDIVTHAVQVDALDEHSLRSLGIRNFNVVIVAIGEDIQSNILVTVMLKEMGVKTVVSKARTELHGRVLAKVGADKVVFPERDMGVRVARALVTANIVDQIELSPDYSIMELIAPERFIGKSIGESDIRLAHGVTILAIRRGNDIIISPGAHHVIGEGDILVVVGRNERLQRLEQ encoded by the coding sequence ATGAAGCAGTATGCGGTGATCGGCTTGGGACGTTTTGGGACAAGTGTGGCGGAAACCCTTTCGCGTATGGGTCACGATGTATTGGCGATAGACATTGACGCGGAAAAGGTAAACGCGATAGTGGATATCGTAACCCATGCGGTCCAGGTTGACGCTCTCGACGAGCATTCCTTGAGATCACTCGGAATCCGAAATTTCAACGTGGTCATCGTGGCCATCGGCGAGGATATCCAGTCCAACATTCTCGTAACGGTGATGCTCAAGGAAATGGGTGTGAAGACGGTGGTGTCGAAGGCGCGCACCGAACTTCACGGGCGGGTGCTGGCCAAGGTGGGGGCAGACAAGGTGGTCTTTCCGGAAAGGGACATGGGCGTCAGGGTCGCCCGCGCTCTGGTAACGGCCAATATCGTTGACCAAATCGAACTGTCGCCCGACTACAGCATTATGGAACTGATCGCACCGGAGCGTTTCATAGGCAAGTCCATCGGGGAGTCGGATATACGGCTGGCGCACGGCGTTACGATTCTTGCCATCCGCCGCGGCAATGATATTATTATTTCACCCGGTGCGCACCACGTTATCGGTGAAGGAGACATCCTGGTTGTTGTCGGCCGGAACGAGCGGCTGCAGCGGCTGGAGCAGTGA
- a CDS encoding TrkH family potassium uptake protein — MDNSRQEGYNKPLRRKFRISPPQMLVLGFAALICIGTLLLDNAWATKNGIPPGFLTALFTSTSAVCVTGLVVVDTGTYWSTFGQAVILLLIQLGGLGIMTSATIFSILLGRQIGLKERLLIREGLSQINVAGVVRLVRYVVLFTVAIEVFFAAVLALRLSQDFHGPEYLWFGLFHAVSAFNNAGFDLFGDFRSITGYVADPFVTLGIAFPIIIGGLGFSVINEIISRRKWRRYSLHAKLTLVTTALLLIAGTLIFLALEHTNTLRGLSWPVQLLASFFQSVTPRTAGYNSVNIGALYPATLFFICFIMFIGASPGSTGGGIKTTTFAVLGLSVASLSGGRGEIEVFGRRIPFAQVLKALAIFLLGLLWIGLAVFVLLMVEHKALLKLLFEAVSAFGTVGLSTGITPELTPAGRIVIILTMFIGRLGPLTVAFALAQRRHALYRRPEEHIIVG; from the coding sequence GTGGATAATTCCCGCCAAGAAGGGTATAACAAACCGCTGCGGCGTAAGTTCAGGATTTCGCCGCCACAGATGCTGGTTTTGGGTTTTGCGGCGCTGATTTGTATCGGTACCCTTCTTTTAGACAATGCCTGGGCGACGAAAAACGGAATCCCTCCCGGATTTCTGACAGCGCTTTTCACCTCCACCTCCGCCGTATGTGTGACCGGTTTGGTGGTGGTGGACACCGGGACCTACTGGTCCACTTTCGGCCAGGCGGTTATACTTTTGCTGATTCAGCTTGGCGGTCTGGGGATTATGACCAGCGCCACCATTTTTTCGATCCTGCTCGGACGCCAGATCGGGCTGAAGGAGCGCCTACTGATCCGCGAGGGGTTAAGCCAGATAAACGTCGCCGGTGTCGTCCGTCTGGTGCGGTACGTAGTTCTTTTTACGGTTGCCATAGAGGTCTTTTTCGCCGCAGTCCTTGCGCTGCGGTTGTCGCAGGATTTTCACGGGCCTGAATACTTATGGTTCGGACTCTTCCATGCGGTATCGGCGTTTAACAACGCCGGGTTCGATCTCTTCGGTGATTTCCGCAGCATCACCGGTTATGTCGCCGATCCGTTTGTGACCCTGGGTATCGCCTTTCCGATTATCATCGGCGGCCTGGGGTTTTCCGTAATTAATGAGATCATCAGCCGCCGCAAGTGGCGGCGTTATTCGCTCCATGCGAAGCTGACGCTGGTGACTACGGCCTTGTTGCTTATTGCCGGAACATTGATTTTCCTGGCGTTGGAGCATACAAACACCCTGCGGGGATTATCCTGGCCGGTCCAGTTGCTGGCCTCGTTCTTCCAGTCGGTTACCCCGCGAACTGCAGGTTACAACAGCGTAAACATCGGCGCGCTGTACCCGGCAACCCTGTTTTTTATCTGTTTTATTATGTTTATCGGCGCCTCTCCCGGTTCTACCGGCGGCGGTATCAAAACCACCACCTTTGCCGTGCTGGGGTTATCGGTGGCCTCCTTGTCCGGCGGGCGGGGAGAAATCGAGGTGTTCGGGCGCCGGATACCGTTTGCACAGGTGTTGAAGGCGTTGGCGATATTTCTGCTTGGCCTGCTGTGGATCGGCCTGGCTGTTTTTGTTCTTCTGATGGTAGAGCATAAGGCTTTATTAAAACTTCTTTTCGAGGCGGTTTCGGCTTTCGGCACCGTTGGGCTGTCTACGGGTATCACCCCGGAGCTTACCCCGGCGGGACGTATAGTAATCATATTAACCATGTTTATCGGCAGGTTGGGCCCGCTTACGGTTGCTTTCGCTCTGGCCCAGCGCCGTCATGCTCTTTATAGGCGCCCGGAGGAGCACATTATCGTCGGTTAA
- a CDS encoding RNA methyltransferase, with protein MMHSTVLGKNSGRLKELLRLARRRHREEEDKFIVEGPRLIAEALSAAWPLEAIYLVPEFRESGKGKEILAAAREKGLTVYEIAPGALTRVTAVEEPQGVFAVARVGKTDFRDLIRVSYPLVVVIDGIRDPGNLGTIIRTAQAAGASGALLLTGSADLYNSKTIRATAGALFRLPVRQDVGREEALDFIGDTDLKLVVSDPRGGVPLYKADLTGPVALVVGGEGEGVSPPVREAASLRVSIPMPGGSESLNAAVAAALLLYEAVRQRHGFA; from the coding sequence ATGATGCACAGCACCGTTTTAGGTAAAAACAGCGGGCGTCTGAAAGAACTGTTGCGGCTTGCCCGGCGGCGCCACCGCGAAGAGGAGGACAAATTCATCGTAGAGGGCCCGCGGCTAATAGCGGAAGCGTTGTCTGCCGCCTGGCCGCTTGAGGCGATATACCTTGTTCCCGAATTCCGGGAAAGCGGTAAGGGGAAGGAAATCCTTGCCGCCGCGCGTGAAAAAGGTCTGACCGTTTACGAAATCGCTCCCGGGGCTCTGACACGGGTGACCGCCGTTGAAGAGCCTCAGGGTGTTTTTGCCGTTGCCCGGGTGGGGAAAACAGATTTCAGAGATTTAATCCGGGTTTCTTACCCGCTGGTTGTTGTCATCGACGGCATCCGGGACCCCGGCAACCTGGGCACGATCATCCGCACCGCTCAAGCGGCGGGTGCTTCCGGCGCCCTCCTTCTCACCGGTTCGGCGGACCTTTATAATTCTAAGACCATCCGCGCCACAGCGGGAGCGCTTTTCCGCCTTCCCGTCCGCCAGGATGTCGGCCGTGAGGAAGCGCTTGATTTTATCGGGGACACGGATTTAAAGCTCGTTGTTTCAGATCCTCGGGGAGGGGTGCCTCTTTATAAGGCGGACCTTACCGGTCCCGTGGCTCTCGTCGTCGGCGGAGAGGGGGAGGGAGTGAGTCCTCCGGTACGCGAAGCCGCTTCACTCCGGGTTTCAATTCCCATGCCCGGCGGCTCGGAATCACTCAACGCCGCGGTAGCGGCGGCCCTTCTGCTTTACGAGGCCGTACGGCAGCGTCACGGTTTCGCTTAG
- the pheS gene encoding phenylalanine--tRNA ligase subunit alpha, which yields MLTGLEKLWEEAQAAVGSAENPEELESVRVRFLGRKGELTQILRKMASLSPEERPAVGQRANEIKDKIEMVISERTAVLGAEIIAANLRAEKIDVTLPGRPVMLGRRHPLSTVREEIETIFLGLGFSIAQGPEVELDFYNFEALNLPKDHPARDMQDTFFITDDLMLRTHTSPVQVRTLERLAPRLPVKIIAPGKVYRRDDDATHSPMFSQVEGLAVDTDIRFSDLKGILLMFAREMFGPKTRMRLRPSYFPFTEPSAEVDISCVMCGGGGCRTCKDTGWLEILGAGMVHPRVLAVSGYNPEKCRGFAFGMGIERIAMLKNGIGDLRLFYENDLRFLGQF from the coding sequence GTGCTTACAGGTTTGGAGAAACTTTGGGAAGAAGCGCAAGCGGCTGTCGGGTCCGCTGAAAACCCGGAAGAGCTTGAATCGGTGAGAGTTCGTTTCCTTGGCCGTAAAGGAGAGCTGACTCAGATCCTGAGAAAAATGGCGTCACTCTCACCGGAAGAACGGCCGGCGGTCGGACAACGGGCCAATGAAATCAAGGATAAGATTGAAATGGTGATTTCCGAGAGAACTGCGGTCTTAGGGGCGGAAATCATAGCGGCGAACCTCAGGGCGGAAAAGATCGACGTCACCCTTCCCGGGCGTCCGGTAATGCTGGGACGGAGGCACCCGCTCAGCACGGTGCGGGAAGAGATCGAAACGATATTTCTCGGACTGGGGTTCAGCATCGCCCAGGGACCGGAGGTTGAACTGGACTTTTACAACTTTGAGGCGCTTAATTTGCCCAAGGATCATCCCGCCCGCGACATGCAGGACACCTTTTTTATTACGGATGACCTGATGCTTCGCACACATACCTCACCGGTGCAGGTGCGTACGCTTGAACGCCTTGCGCCTCGGCTGCCGGTGAAAATCATCGCGCCGGGGAAGGTATACCGGAGGGACGACGACGCGACGCACTCCCCGATGTTCAGCCAGGTGGAGGGGTTGGCGGTCGATACGGACATCCGCTTCAGCGACCTTAAGGGAATTCTCTTGATGTTTGCCCGTGAGATGTTCGGGCCTAAGACACGCATGCGTTTGAGGCCGAGCTATTTCCCTTTCACCGAGCCGAGCGCCGAGGTCGACATCTCCTGCGTGATGTGCGGGGGGGGAGGCTGCCGGACATGCAAGGACACGGGCTGGCTGGAGATACTGGGCGCGGGGATGGTGCACCCGCGGGTTCTTGCGGTTTCGGGATACAATCCGGAAAAATGCAGAGGGTTCGCTTTCGGTATGGGCATAGAGCGGATAGCGATGCTGAAGAACGGCATCGGTGACCTGCGGCTTTTTTATGAAAACGACCTGCGTTTTCTGGGGCAGTTTTAG